In Companilactobacillus allii, one genomic interval encodes:
- a CDS encoding bifunctional DNA primase/polymerase produces the protein MKNLVNYAVAYAEKGLSVLPMFDKRPLVKFADKPAFTPEEIKKLWNKFPYAQIAIRTTNFFVIDIDKAKAHGHDGFKSIKEFEHKDLLVPTLEQETASGGRQLIYFKRPDVEVSQHIGWLPGVDIKAHINNYVLIAPSENKGHQYKWLNHNPIVTPSRELIELINKKPVEKDDYDPGNYKFNDDKTATSELFESIVNGLGETGGRNNALASFVGGLLFRNVDVKATYKLAKTANNNTPKSLPPNEFERTFESMVKKEIRRRGGTK, from the coding sequence ATGAAAAATTTAGTTAATTATGCTGTTGCCTATGCAGAAAAAGGTTTGAGTGTTCTCCCAATGTTTGATAAGAGACCACTAGTTAAATTTGCAGACAAGCCAGCATTTACTCCTGAAGAAATTAAAAAATTATGGAATAAATTCCCGTATGCGCAAATAGCAATCAGGACCACTAACTTCTTTGTAATTGATATCGACAAGGCTAAAGCACACGGACATGACGGTTTCAAATCTATTAAAGAGTTTGAACATAAAGATCTATTAGTACCAACATTGGAACAAGAGACTGCATCAGGCGGTAGGCAATTGATATATTTCAAACGTCCTGATGTTGAAGTTAGCCAGCATATTGGATGGTTACCAGGTGTGGACATCAAAGCACATATTAATAATTATGTTTTGATAGCTCCAAGCGAGAATAAAGGACATCAATACAAGTGGTTGAATCACAACCCTATTGTTACTCCTAGTCGTGAATTAATTGAACTGATCAATAAAAAGCCAGTTGAAAAGGATGACTACGATCCTGGTAATTATAAATTCAATGACGATAAAACGGCGACATCAGAATTGTTTGAATCAATCGTTAACGGATTAGGCGAAACAGGTGGCAGAAACAACGCCTTAGCGAGTTTTGTAGGCGGGCTACTATTCCGTAACGTGGACGTTAAAGCTACGTATAAGCTAGCCAAAACAGCTAATAATAACACTCCAAAATCATTACCACCTAATGAATTTGAAAGAACATTTGAATCAATGGTAAAAAAAGAAATTAGACGGAGAGGAGGTACTAAATGA
- a CDS encoding VapE domain-containing protein — protein MSLENEIDTLAEMQKKGGKKVVNMPIPFELNSNENPKANSLRNVGLILERDPVLKNIFAFNDFTHEIGVVKDVPELNIKKGQMIDDYDPAILRYIEDHYHLLFNRNLFQMAVTNDARQRTYNPVTDYFDFCYTEWDGKKRVADFLPRFLGVEKSEITTLITKLFFVGAVTKAYEPETKFDFVLDLVGGQGAGKTTFLIKMAKDWYTDQFADFKDKDGYSIMLRSLIANDDEMTATNNSSFESLKKFVSAQELEFRPPYGRKSIRYPKNFVLARTTNEMTYLKDRTGERRFLPVKVDESRQKETPFYDLTDKIIDEMWGEFVSYYQHDFSFGLTKKQEKMLTKHREDFMYVDEVEEGIDEFLQETSETFLSSNQIGKYLGEDNLVKNRRLSKKIKYVMDNKDDWEYVKNPKRGYKALNRH, from the coding sequence ATGAGCTTAGAAAATGAAATCGATACATTAGCAGAAATGCAAAAAAAGGGCGGTAAGAAAGTAGTTAACATGCCTATCCCATTTGAACTTAATTCTAATGAGAATCCTAAGGCTAATAGTTTAAGAAACGTTGGATTGATATTAGAACGAGATCCAGTGTTAAAAAATATCTTTGCATTCAATGATTTCACTCACGAAATCGGAGTAGTTAAAGATGTACCCGAATTGAATATCAAGAAAGGCCAAATGATTGATGATTATGACCCAGCAATATTGAGATACATAGAAGATCATTACCACCTTTTGTTCAACCGAAATCTGTTTCAAATGGCTGTAACCAACGATGCACGCCAGCGGACTTACAACCCAGTAACTGATTACTTTGATTTCTGCTACACAGAATGGGACGGCAAGAAACGAGTTGCCGATTTCCTACCTAGATTCTTAGGCGTAGAAAAATCAGAGATAACAACATTGATAACTAAGTTATTTTTCGTTGGTGCCGTCACAAAAGCATATGAGCCAGAAACAAAATTCGACTTTGTTCTTGATCTAGTGGGAGGACAAGGAGCCGGTAAGACAACATTCTTAATCAAAATGGCTAAAGACTGGTATACAGACCAATTTGCAGATTTTAAGGATAAAGATGGTTATTCGATCATGTTAAGAAGCTTGATTGCTAATGATGATGAAATGACTGCCACAAACAATAGTAGTTTTGAAAGTTTAAAGAAGTTCGTTTCGGCTCAAGAATTGGAATTTAGACCACCATACGGCAGGAAATCAATCCGCTATCCTAAGAATTTTGTATTAGCCAGGACAACCAATGAAATGACTTATTTAAAGGATCGTACTGGTGAACGTAGATTCTTGCCGGTTAAGGTGGACGAATCACGTCAAAAGGAAACACCGTTTTATGATTTGACCGACAAAATTATTGATGAAATGTGGGGAGAATTCGTTAGCTACTATCAACACGATTTCAGTTTTGGACTTACTAAGAAACAAGAAAAAATGTTAACGAAACATCGTGAAGATTTCATGTATGTGGATGAAGTAGAAGAAGGAATTGATGAATTTCTTCAAGAAACAAGTGAGACATTCTTAAGCAGTAATCAGATTGGTAAATATCTTGGCGAAGACAATTTAGTCAAAAATCGCAGATTATCAAAAAAGATTAAATATGTAATGGATAACAAAGATGATTGGGAATATGTAAAAAACCCAAAACGTGGATATAAGGCACTAAATAGGCACTAA
- a CDS encoding VRR-NUC domain-containing protein: protein MREQQIQNDIRVAVSQDHCRIFRANVGKVMMKNGRWFDTGFPPGYPDLHGYKISNGKMFYIEVKTPTGRPRPDQIQFHNQLMCDGIIHGIARSPEDALKIIDEELVGYGFK from the coding sequence ATGAGAGAACAACAAATACAGAACGATATTCGTGTTGCAGTTAGTCAAGATCATTGCCGAATATTTAGAGCAAACGTTGGAAAAGTAATGATGAAGAACGGGCGGTGGTTTGATACAGGATTTCCACCTGGTTATCCAGACCTACATGGATACAAAATCTCTAACGGGAAAATGTTTTATATCGAAGTTAAGACACCAACTGGAAGACCTAGACCAGACCAAATACAATTTCATAATCAATTGATGTGTGATGGAATCATTCACGGTATAGCACGTTCGCCAGAAGACGCATTAAAAATAATTGATGAGGAGCTAGTGGGTTATGGATTTAAATAA
- a CDS encoding ArpU family phage packaging/lysis transcriptional regulator, with product MGLFPELNEDQTIKNVKYYFEHEFPRLKARAHMDITSIQSPSFENVGSAGNTINTQENKVMDQLRAQELVVATYKTIKNCPDDYRYKTILKYRYLYGQSNIDTMEVAGYASTRYNECKNNACLYFAEAFADYYTMQVFI from the coding sequence ATGGGGTTATTTCCAGAATTAAATGAAGATCAAACAATTAAAAACGTTAAATACTATTTTGAACACGAGTTTCCTAGATTAAAAGCACGTGCACATATGGATATAACGTCTATACAGTCCCCTAGTTTTGAAAATGTTGGGAGTGCTGGAAATACTATTAATACTCAAGAAAATAAAGTTATGGATCAATTGAGAGCACAGGAATTGGTTGTTGCTACTTATAAGACAATTAAGAATTGCCCCGACGATTATAGATACAAAACTATTCTTAAATATCGCTATTTATATGGCCAAAGTAATATCGATACCATGGAGGTGGCAGGATATGCTTCAACAAGATATAATGAGTGCAAAAATAATGCATGTTTATATTTTGCCGAAGCGTTTGCAGATTATTATACTATGCAAGTTTTCATTTAA
- a CDS encoding HNH endonuclease: MTFVRRCKHSGCHNLVSGNSPFCNEHAADLSAYEERIAKQRSHIKRHQQEYNATARVANGERKKRDSFYHSREWKHIRLSVLERDNYVCQYCYRFGIVRPANTVDHIVPGQVAPELIRDTSNLATICRGCHSRKTDWEHKFYHTGYKNNNQKIQKDILLKDISELPNFSK, from the coding sequence ATGACCTTCGTTAGAAGATGTAAGCATAGTGGCTGTCATAACTTAGTGAGTGGTAACAGTCCATTCTGTAATGAACACGCAGCAGACCTATCAGCATATGAAGAGCGCATAGCGAAGCAACGCTCACACATTAAGAGACATCAGCAAGAGTACAATGCTACTGCTCGTGTTGCTAATGGTGAACGCAAGAAGCGTGACAGCTTCTATCACTCAAGAGAATGGAAGCACATCCGATTGTCTGTACTTGAGCGTGACAACTACGTTTGTCAATACTGTTATCGCTTTGGAATCGTGAGACCAGCTAATACAGTTGACCATATCGTACCAGGTCAAGTAGCGCCGGAGCTTATCCGAGACACTTCTAACTTAGCTACAATCTGCCGTGGATGTCACAGTCGTAAGACAGATTGGGAACACAAGTTTTATCACACAGGATATAAAAACAATAATCAAAAAATACAAAAAGATATTTTATTAAAAGATATTTCAGAATTACCGAACTTTTCAAAATAG
- a CDS encoding phage terminase small subunit P27 family, with product MNPRNAGRKPNLAVVDPRHPEQKARQTAVKQARKGLKKLPKRAPSYLMPEAKKLWKTLVPKLESVGLVSVLDQTNLELFCTQYAMYLDAVNSISEHGQVYMDENGNLKKNPAVGIVDNCSKALRSLGMTLGIDFNSYSQRIGVNGNDSNSIDIQKELKKFGGQ from the coding sequence TTGAACCCAAGAAACGCAGGTAGAAAGCCTAATTTAGCTGTTGTAGACCCACGACATCCAGAACAAAAGGCACGTCAAACTGCCGTCAAACAAGCTAGAAAAGGGCTTAAAAAGCTACCTAAGCGAGCACCAAGTTATCTAATGCCAGAAGCTAAGAAATTGTGGAAGACATTAGTGCCAAAACTAGAATCAGTCGGATTAGTTAGTGTTCTAGATCAAACTAATCTCGAATTATTCTGCACACAGTATGCTATGTACTTAGATGCAGTCAATAGTATTTCAGAACATGGTCAAGTTTACATGGATGAGAATGGAAATCTTAAAAAGAACCCAGCCGTTGGTATTGTTGACAATTGTTCGAAGGCTTTAAGAAGTTTAGGTATGACTTTGGGAATTGATTTTAACTCTTACTCTCAACGTATAGGAGTTAACGGAAATGATTCTAACAGCATTGACATTCAAAAAGAATTAAAGAAGTTTGGGGGTCAGTAG
- a CDS encoding terminase large subunit gives MDLSKIKRSQRPLELLKEYQSRDFSDIKAKYKDEGTKYAFKVLDLEVISGYNMKLAAYRQLRDLQCVEDSTYSYPYYYDVEKCQQVLNFADICPNVDTGEPVPLMDWQNFILCLMFGWREIKTGNKRYGSVIISVARGQGKTYLMSIIACYSYLIETMGLDNQDLMVTSNITDQARKIYGYISTMMNKIIDKNVVFNELKKQTDLDVQYNKVIQRKTNNRLLQLSAESGKFDSYHFLFAVYDEAGETNHSVVTSKITSGQVKVPNSQFTQISTAYPDSTVPFKQEEDSIIKIMERDDHEEGDRKLVLIWAQDSEDEMNDPETWAKSNPLLLLPSEHDNLMSGLKQELDDKRLSGEEFRFANKNLNLWLDYKTNSYIDLDDWEATTSTTDFDIKGKDVYIGFDASLTSDNTSLTFIFPYKENGMERYHIMQHSFIPWKLMGSISAKEKSDGIEYRKYAELGYCTITNNERGLINLDQVYTWLMTFVEKNKLNVLFFGYDALRTNNFTQALNDKTDWNIMPIKQTSYVLTESIKYIQDSFFHRNISHEDDEIMKKALMNADVGENRAGMEIGKSKQSLKIDVVDALIDGMYQAMYYFNDMRNRDDPLSRYSDDDIKKYLNSGKFSF, from the coding sequence ATGGACTTATCAAAAATAAAGCGCAGTCAACGGCCACTTGAACTTCTGAAAGAATATCAATCGAGAGATTTCAGTGATATTAAAGCAAAGTATAAAGACGAAGGTACAAAATATGCTTTTAAAGTCCTAGATTTGGAAGTTATTTCTGGTTACAATATGAAACTTGCAGCATATAGACAATTGCGAGACCTTCAATGCGTTGAAGATTCAACTTATAGCTATCCTTATTACTATGACGTTGAGAAGTGTCAACAAGTTTTAAACTTTGCGGACATTTGTCCCAACGTTGATACAGGGGAACCAGTTCCTTTAATGGACTGGCAAAACTTTATACTTTGCTTAATGTTCGGTTGGCGAGAAATCAAAACAGGAAATAAACGTTATGGTTCGGTTATTATTTCTGTTGCTCGTGGACAAGGGAAAACTTATTTAATGTCTATCATTGCTTGCTATTCGTATTTAATTGAAACTATGGGACTGGATAATCAGGATCTCATGGTTACTTCAAACATTACTGATCAGGCAAGAAAGATCTATGGCTATATTTCAACGATGATGAATAAAATCATTGATAAGAATGTCGTATTTAATGAATTAAAGAAACAAACTGATTTAGATGTTCAATACAATAAAGTGATCCAGCGCAAAACTAACAATAGGTTATTACAACTATCAGCGGAGAGTGGTAAGTTTGATTCTTACCACTTTTTGTTTGCTGTCTATGACGAAGCTGGAGAAACTAATCACTCTGTTGTTACTAGTAAAATTACATCCGGTCAAGTTAAAGTTCCTAATTCGCAGTTCACTCAAATTTCTACTGCTTATCCCGATTCTACAGTTCCTTTTAAACAAGAGGAAGATTCTATTATTAAGATTATGGAACGTGACGATCATGAAGAAGGCGACCGTAAGTTAGTTTTAATTTGGGCGCAAGATAGTGAAGATGAAATGAACGATCCTGAAACTTGGGCTAAAAGTAATCCTTTACTATTACTACCAAGCGAGCATGATAATTTAATGTCAGGTTTGAAACAGGAACTTGATGATAAGCGCTTGTCGGGTGAGGAGTTTAGATTTGCTAATAAGAATTTAAATCTATGGTTAGACTACAAAACTAATTCATATATTGATTTAGACGACTGGGAAGCTACTACTTCTACTACTGATTTTGATATTAAAGGTAAGGACGTATACATCGGCTTTGATGCCAGTCTTACATCCGATAACACTTCATTAACGTTCATCTTTCCTTATAAAGAGAACGGCATGGAACGGTATCATATCATGCAACATTCATTTATTCCGTGGAAGTTAATGGGTTCCATTTCAGCGAAGGAAAAATCAGATGGTATTGAGTATCGTAAGTATGCCGAACTAGGCTATTGCACCATCACTAATAATGAACGTGGACTTATTAATTTAGATCAAGTCTACACGTGGCTTATGACATTCGTAGAGAAAAATAAATTAAATGTATTGTTCTTTGGTTATGATGCTTTAAGAACCAACAATTTCACTCAAGCATTAAACGACAAGACAGACTGGAACATTATGCCTATTAAACAAACATCATATGTTTTAACTGAATCAATTAAATACATTCAGGATAGTTTCTTTCATAGAAATATTTCACATGAAGATGATGAAATTATGAAAAAAGCGTTAATGAATGCTGATGTTGGTGAGAATAGAGCAGGTATGGAGATTGGAAAGTCCAAGCAGTCATTAAAGATTGATGTGGTTGATGCTTTGATTGATGGAATGTATCAAGCAATGTATTACTTCAATGACATGCGAAATCGTGACGACCCGCTCTCTAGATATTCTGATGATGATATTAAAAAATATTTGAATTCAGGTAAATTTAGTTTTTAA
- a CDS encoding phage portal protein, with protein MIFRSLRPSKEPYTALGSGYTGLGYSIKDNKIVFNSDFVSARDALKNSDVFAVVNKLAEDMASVHFKTNNQYTNKILTNPSQLTNSFSFWRSMYAQMLLSGNAYALIWGDKSGRSDHLEYLKPSQVDIYKSADGTQLTYNINFPDTEEQDLNSVPASQIIHLKSVSLDGGLIGISPLRALSKEMQLQDANKGLALGAMKNGLNITGLLKINKGGLLEGETKDSVRRAFEQQAENGHIVVLDDLEDYQSLEVNRDISKLLSSTDWTSEQIAKVYGVPQDYLGSESEHSNIEMVAIQYAQTIGRYIRGVVSEFKQKLNGEIDYDVNAISDIDGQQVEKRVRGLVTDRVIGYKTAQKILIRSNSDLLTKEDIVSGDVPFQSGVSKLKGGDNTDDKENNGTKSNQ; from the coding sequence ATGATATTTAGATCATTAAGACCGTCTAAGGAACCTTATACAGCATTGGGCAGTGGATATACAGGATTAGGTTATTCAATTAAAGATAACAAGATTGTTTTTAATTCTGATTTTGTATCTGCTAGGGATGCTTTAAAAAATTCCGATGTATTCGCAGTTGTAAATAAATTGGCAGAAGACATGGCTAGTGTACATTTTAAAACTAATAATCAATACACAAATAAGATTTTAACTAATCCCAGTCAATTAACTAATAGTTTCTCTTTTTGGCGATCAATGTACGCTCAAATGTTGTTATCTGGTAACGCCTATGCATTAATCTGGGGCGATAAATCAGGTAGAAGTGATCACTTAGAATATTTGAAACCATCACAAGTTGACATTTATAAATCGGCAGATGGGACTCAACTAACCTATAACATTAATTTTCCTGATACAGAAGAGCAAGACTTGAATTCAGTTCCTGCTAGTCAAATTATTCATTTAAAAAGTGTTTCGCTAGATGGTGGTTTGATTGGTATTTCACCATTACGTGCTCTATCTAAAGAAATGCAACTTCAAGATGCTAATAAGGGTTTAGCGCTAGGTGCTATGAAAAATGGTCTTAACATAACTGGCCTTTTAAAAATCAACAAAGGCGGATTGCTTGAAGGCGAAACAAAAGACAGTGTTCGTAGAGCTTTCGAACAACAGGCGGAAAATGGACATATTGTTGTCCTTGACGACTTGGAGGATTATCAATCATTAGAAGTTAACCGTGATATTTCTAAGCTACTCTCTTCCACAGATTGGACCAGTGAACAGATAGCTAAGGTCTATGGAGTTCCCCAGGATTATTTAGGAAGTGAATCAGAACATTCAAATATTGAAATGGTAGCTATCCAATACGCTCAAACAATTGGTCGTTATATTCGTGGAGTTGTTTCAGAATTCAAGCAGAAATTAAATGGTGAGATTGACTACGATGTTAATGCCATTTCTGATATTGACGGGCAACAAGTTGAAAAACGTGTTAGAGGGCTTGTTACCGATAGGGTTATTGGTTATAAGACCGCTCAAAAGATTTTAATTCGTAGTAACTCTGATCTGTTGACTAAAGAGGACATCGTTTCTGGTGATGTTCCGTTTCAATCGGGAGTATCTAAACTGAAAGGAGGTGATAATACAGATGACAAAGAAAACAATGGAACAAAGAGCAATCAATGA
- a CDS encoding HK97 family phage prohead protease: MTKKTMEQRAINDSNFKVEKRSEDDNFNTLSGYAIVFDQPSENLGGFIEYVDRSALDNVDMSNVQLLYNHNMDNILARADSSTLSLSVDDRGLFFNAQIPNTTLGNDVAENVRNGNLKGCSFGFTIDGDDWSDLDEDTATRHITQIGDLFELSITPMPAYKETSVSKRSLSEFESKKNNKETSNNINELELLEMEIDLYEN, encoded by the coding sequence ATGACAAAGAAAACAATGGAACAAAGAGCAATCAATGACAGCAATTTTAAAGTTGAGAAACGCTCAGAAGATGATAATTTCAATACGTTGTCAGGGTATGCAATTGTTTTTGACCAACCAAGTGAAAACTTAGGCGGATTCATTGAGTACGTTGATCGTTCAGCATTAGACAATGTGGATATGAGCAACGTACAACTACTTTATAATCACAATATGGATAACATTTTAGCAAGAGCGGATAGCAGCACTTTGTCACTTTCAGTAGATGACAGAGGGCTGTTTTTTAATGCTCAAATTCCTAACACCACGCTTGGCAATGATGTTGCTGAAAATGTTAGAAATGGTAATTTAAAAGGCTGTAGCTTTGGTTTCACTATAGATGGTGATGATTGGTCTGACTTAGATGAAGATACCGCTACAAGGCATATCACACAGATTGGCGACCTATTTGAACTATCAATAACACCTATGCCTGCATATAAAGAAACATCAGTATCAAAGCGCTCTCTATCAGAGTTTGAGAGCAAGAAAAATAATAAAGAAACGTCTAACAACATTAACGAGTTAGAACTATTAGAAATGGAGATAGATTTATATGAAAACTAA
- a CDS encoding phage major capsid protein, whose amino-acid sequence MKTKEELRKEIDEAKEFIRSNDNKQEDKDKKVNILKDLVRSFKQTQDLENLSNELKDDDEDKEDRSKKFPEQGAKRSKVTEDKDPLKEMRSAVNNYLHSGGTVRSDKLQFTEGKDKDLIIPSELTRDALDGIKSADVKPTIPTAISYIPQDEVKTVVDLGKFVNHKSVATATGSYPIRKKATAKLNTVAELEENPELAKPNFTDVKFAVETRRGAEPVSQESIDDSAVDLIPFLVNDANEQKVNTTNADIAAIFESFAPLTIKTLDDLKHINNIDLDQAYNRSIVATGSFYQWLDTLKDGNGRYLLQTDVKSASGTSILGIPVFKIDDSSFGAKGDAHAFIGDLNRAIFYADRAQITARWVDDRIYGQYLQVGTRYDIVKADENAGYFLTVDTKTATAADTSTVTAGK is encoded by the coding sequence ATGAAAACTAAAGAAGAACTTCGTAAAGAAATTGACGAAGCTAAAGAATTTATTCGTTCAAACGATAATAAACAAGAAGATAAGGATAAAAAGGTCAATATTCTTAAGGATTTAGTTAGAAGCTTTAAACAAACACAAGACTTAGAGAACTTGTCTAACGAACTAAAGGATGACGATGAGGATAAGGAGGACCGCTCTAAGAAGTTTCCGGAACAAGGTGCTAAGCGTTCTAAGGTAACTGAAGATAAGGACCCATTGAAAGAAATGCGTTCAGCTGTAAATAATTATCTACATTCAGGCGGTACAGTTCGTTCAGACAAACTTCAATTCACAGAAGGTAAAGACAAGGATCTAATTATTCCAAGTGAACTTACACGTGACGCACTAGATGGTATTAAGTCAGCCGATGTTAAACCAACTATTCCAACTGCAATTTCATACATTCCTCAAGATGAAGTTAAAACAGTTGTTGATTTAGGAAAATTTGTAAATCACAAGTCTGTTGCTACTGCCACAGGTTCATATCCAATTCGTAAAAAGGCTACTGCTAAGTTAAACACAGTTGCTGAATTGGAAGAAAACCCTGAACTTGCTAAACCAAACTTTACAGATGTTAAGTTTGCTGTTGAAACAAGACGTGGAGCTGAACCAGTATCACAAGAATCAATTGATGATTCAGCCGTAGATTTGATTCCATTCTTAGTAAATGATGCTAACGAACAAAAGGTTAATACAACAAATGCAGATATTGCAGCAATTTTTGAATCATTTGCACCGCTAACAATTAAGACACTCGATGACTTGAAACATATTAATAATATTGATTTGGACCAAGCCTACAATCGTTCAATTGTTGCCACTGGTTCATTCTATCAATGGTTAGACACATTAAAAGATGGTAATGGTCGTTACTTGCTACAAACTGATGTTAAATCTGCTTCTGGCACATCTATTTTAGGTATCCCTGTATTTAAGATTGACGATAGTTCATTCGGTGCTAAGGGCGATGCACATGCATTTATCGGTGATTTAAACCGTGCTATTTTCTATGCTGATCGTGCTCAAATTACAGCTCGTTGGGTTGATGATCGTATTTATGGTCAATATCTACAAGTTGGTACTCGTTACGACATCGTTAAAGCAGATGAAAATGCTGGCTATTTCCTAACTGTGGATACTAAGACTGCTACTGCTGCTGATACATCAACCGTAACTGCTGGTAAGTAG
- a CDS encoding head-tail connector protein: protein MASLLGDLKLSLRIDADDTEDDTILNRNLTAAENYIKGAVGNDDDLMKGFYDLANVKSSYEIAVIALASSYYTFRSSGITGRVNNVDMNNGSIIAQLRGKYLKEKERREANGSEYQSQ from the coding sequence ATGGCTAGTTTATTAGGTGATTTGAAGCTTAGTTTAAGGATTGATGCCGATGATACAGAAGACGACACGATTTTGAATCGTAATTTGACTGCTGCTGAAAATTATATTAAAGGCGCTGTTGGTAATGATGATGATTTGATGAAGGGATTTTATGATCTTGCAAATGTTAAAAGCTCTTATGAAATTGCTGTTATCGCCTTAGCTAGTTCATATTACACATTTAGGTCATCGGGAATTACTGGACGTGTAAACAATGTTGATATGAACAACGGTTCAATTATTGCTCAATTGCGAGGCAAGTATTTAAAAGAAAAGGAAAGACGTGAGGCTAATGGTTCAGAATATCAATCCCAGTAG
- a CDS encoding head-tail adaptor protein, whose amino-acid sequence MVQNINPSRLKYRVSLGKAGFVETPQGTNRPDFEEIRSLWCGIYTMSMTQQITLLGSPNSFDLVLIIRHQSDGLKDVKYVRFKDQLYQLVGSSPDFDDSPRSFDLITLKKVDKIGIS is encoded by the coding sequence ATGGTTCAGAATATCAATCCCAGTAGATTGAAATATCGGGTTAGTTTAGGTAAAGCTGGATTTGTAGAAACTCCACAAGGAACTAATAGACCTGACTTTGAAGAAATAAGAAGTCTTTGGTGTGGTATTTATACGATGTCTATGACACAGCAAATAACATTATTGGGTTCACCAAATTCATTTGATTTAGTTCTTATCATTAGACATCAATCTGATGGATTAAAAGACGTTAAATACGTACGTTTTAAGGACCAGTTGTATCAATTAGTTGGTAGTTCCCCGGACTTTGATGATTCACCACGTTCATTTGACTTAATAACTTTAAAAAAGGTAGATAAGATTGGAATTTCTTGA
- a CDS encoding DUF806 family protein: protein MIAKQVKDILLKRADELKINPSYFFTQNIPQDYTEVDETTILISEINSIYSGRASDVSTTKESRIEIQIFYRGDTSPDITESIINQELEKNWFYQYDSYPDVDPDTGFLTRTMKYEKTEVI, encoded by the coding sequence ATGATTGCAAAGCAAGTTAAGGATATTTTGCTAAAACGAGCGGATGAGTTGAAAATTAACCCGTCCTATTTTTTTACCCAAAATATTCCCCAAGATTACACAGAAGTTGACGAAACAACGATTCTTATATCTGAGATTAACAGCATCTACTCAGGTCGAGCTAGTGATGTTTCTACCACTAAAGAAAGCAGGATAGAAATACAGATTTTCTATCGTGGAGATACTAGCCCAGATATTACAGAATCAATAATTAATCAAGAATTAGAAAAAAATTGGTTCTATCAATACGACTCGTATCCGGACGTTGATCCAGATACGGGCTTTTTGACTAGAACCATGAAATACGAAAAAACGGAGGTCATTTAA
- a CDS encoding major tail protein: protein MALSGFESARIGIYTDNTETIDKDNIFTIEPKEKGSVVSATISNLSPTITPIYGSDQEWKAGSKGHGAISVAFIANAIPQEIRQKILGMTTFDGGISGIGKKTESPYCVFEMISHDATDESMGAHLALVKGTFHLTTVAPKTNTNTTVYDQEQLTFSATDRDSDGFAYFEVLEDEKNYDASKWETKIFGMPLTTNGATPAPSTSGTSSAQQG from the coding sequence ATGGCATTATCAGGTTTTGAATCAGCACGTATCGGTATCTATACCGATAATACTGAAACAATTGACAAGGACAATATTTTTACAATTGAACCTAAAGAAAAGGGTTCAGTAGTTAGTGCAACAATTTCAAATTTATCACCAACTATCACACCCATTTATGGGTCTGATCAAGAATGGAAAGCAGGTTCTAAGGGACATGGTGCTATTTCAGTAGCATTTATTGCCAATGCAATTCCACAAGAGATCAGACAAAAGATTTTGGGAATGACAACTTTCGATGGTGGTATTTCGGGTATTGGTAAGAAAACAGAATCACCATATTGTGTTTTTGAAATGATTTCACATGACGCAACAGATGAAAGCATGGGCGCTCATTTAGCTTTAGTTAAAGGAACATTCCACCTTACTACTGTTGCTCCAAAAACAAACACAAATACAACTGTATATGATCAAGAGCAACTTACATTTAGTGCTACTGATCGTGATTCCGATGGTTTTGCATACTTTGAAGTTTTGGAAGACGAAAAAAATTACGATGCTAGCAAGTGGGAAACAAAAATTTTTGGTATGCCACTAACAACAAATGGTGCCACTCCTGCTCCAAGTACTTCAGGCACATCATCTGCTCAACAAGGATAG